In Salisediminibacterium beveridgei, one DNA window encodes the following:
- a CDS encoding MarR family winged helix-turn-helix transcriptional regulator: MKENLIQTIEERVFDIVLMFNQEFGCEVDHTLTSNQQLLLYLVTQKEVTQVKDLARIINISASAVSQMVSKLEAMDIIHREIDPENRRNSVLKAGEKGKELTKEMNDKRTAIVSKYLKKLKRQDLEELDRIMGNLSDIIQDEKRGSQS; the protein is encoded by the coding sequence ATGAAGGAAAACCTTATACAGACGATTGAAGAACGCGTTTTTGATATCGTACTGATGTTTAACCAGGAATTCGGTTGTGAAGTGGATCATACGCTCACATCCAACCAGCAATTGCTGTTGTATCTGGTCACACAAAAGGAAGTTACTCAAGTGAAGGATCTGGCGCGCATCATTAACATTTCAGCCAGTGCGGTCAGTCAAATGGTGTCCAAACTTGAAGCAATGGATATCATCCATCGGGAAATTGATCCTGAAAACCGGAGAAATTCGGTACTGAAAGCAGGCGAAAAAGGGAAAGAGCTGACGAAAGAGATGAATGATAAACGAACCGCTATCGTTTCTAAATATTTAAAAAAATTGAAACGGCAGGATCTTGAGGAACTTGACCGGATCATGGGGAATTTATCAGATATTATTCAAGACGAGAAGAGAGGGAGTCAGTCATGA
- a CDS encoding efflux RND transporter permease subunit encodes MRNIIGFSIRRPVFTLVSMTLFILLGFVSLTNIPLKLIPDIDPPIAVVVTSYDQAGPEEVVDRVTTPMENSLSTIQGLNNISSVSSEGSSLVLMEFSWTTSIDDIENDITQQMNQTPLPSGAGNPQFLKFDPSQIPIIQLSLSTINEDDENFSDLVVDLENELLKIDGIANIDLLGDAMDQIDIRLDQDDLEENGLTQNAVIQTLQSHNVTAPGGVVSNNGSEISTRILFQLHDVEDVENIVLTADPESGDDVTVADVASVGINPEPIDTITRTNQEDAILMNVQQQSDANTANVARDFTERLNELLEESKYEDLDQAVLFNQGEYVDDAIANVALALVAGGVIAMIVLFLFLRNFKTPLLIGIAIPFSVIVTFVLLYFTDFSLNIMTLGGLALGIGMLVDNSIVVIENIYRHLNMKKDAKTAALDGASEVATAITASTLTTVSVFLPVVFIAGIIGNLFREFALTVAFSLLASLLVALTVVPMLASKWLKTPKEDMEKKRARSNFVQTFDRSARWSLRHRFAILFITLGLLGAGVFGITTVGVQFLPATDEGFFQIDIENESGTPLETTFEDIEEIEEILDGEADVRHYTSVTGSSGEQGPNAGTGGSSNEAVIYVTMVPLEDRTISTMDFTDEIRRDVERAVPDGEVSISMDASFGADPNTFSFDLNDANPLQLEEVAEDLFAEFEDMSEFNEVTNSLEETIVELQLQIDDEAARDAGLSPAQIASTVDTMTRGEMATQVVTEENQVLEVYVRYDDGYTDTVEALENLRIQTGDGDFVNLSELADFEEGDAPETINRTNLEESVQFTLTFSSGNTLNEINELVQNTVDEYGLPDETSISYTGDQQLLEDAISDLTFALILAVLFVYLVMAAQFESLRYPLVIMFSVPLVVIGVAIALTVTRTPISVTAIIGLIVLVGIVVNNAIVLVDYINQRKEEGMRSMEAIVTGVKDRARPILMTASTTILALIPLALGFGEGSEIQQPMAITVIGGMISATFLTLFLIPVLYSFMDKETRFLNRKFMTPDGQVVPAYLLEESYSEEQGQGRRHFSSYPQVKEEEIPSQQSARDFTDFYRPVSGAPQKEEHLSETWFDDTNRKDPDVAGADRQPESDTFMYSEEVTDKLPPRRVRHSDKDVTKEDMARLIEELQQQEKRNKRDKD; translated from the coding sequence ATGAGAAATATTATCGGCTTTTCCATACGGCGTCCGGTATTTACACTGGTGTCGATGACATTATTTATATTGTTGGGGTTTGTGTCCTTGACGAATATACCGCTGAAGCTGATTCCGGATATTGATCCTCCGATCGCAGTGGTTGTCACAAGCTACGATCAGGCAGGACCGGAGGAAGTGGTGGACCGGGTGACGACCCCCATGGAGAATAGTCTCTCGACGATTCAAGGGCTGAATAACATCAGTTCGGTTTCGTCTGAGGGCTCATCGCTGGTGCTCATGGAATTCTCATGGACGACCTCCATTGATGATATTGAAAATGACATCACTCAGCAGATGAACCAGACTCCTTTACCAAGTGGTGCGGGGAATCCGCAGTTTCTGAAGTTTGATCCGTCTCAAATTCCGATCATCCAGCTCTCCTTGTCCACGATCAATGAAGACGATGAGAATTTCAGTGATCTCGTGGTCGATTTGGAGAATGAGCTCTTGAAGATCGACGGGATTGCCAATATCGATCTTCTCGGGGATGCGATGGATCAGATTGATATCCGTCTCGATCAGGATGATTTAGAGGAGAACGGCCTGACTCAGAATGCGGTGATTCAAACGCTGCAAAGCCATAATGTTACAGCTCCTGGCGGGGTGGTTTCCAATAATGGTTCGGAAATTTCAACGAGAATTTTGTTTCAGCTCCATGATGTGGAGGACGTGGAAAACATCGTTTTGACTGCTGATCCTGAGAGCGGGGACGATGTGACAGTCGCGGATGTGGCATCTGTCGGGATTAATCCTGAACCGATTGACACAATTACCAGAACCAATCAGGAAGATGCGATCCTGATGAATGTCCAGCAGCAGTCGGATGCCAATACGGCGAATGTGGCCCGTGACTTTACCGAGCGGTTGAATGAACTGCTCGAAGAATCGAAGTACGAGGATCTCGACCAGGCAGTGCTTTTCAATCAGGGCGAATATGTTGATGATGCGATCGCGAACGTGGCATTGGCACTTGTTGCAGGTGGGGTCATTGCGATGATTGTCTTGTTCCTGTTCCTTAGAAATTTCAAAACGCCACTGTTGATTGGAATTGCCATACCATTTTCCGTGATTGTGACGTTTGTGCTCCTGTATTTCACGGATTTCTCTTTGAATATTATGACCCTCGGGGGACTGGCACTCGGAATCGGGATGCTGGTGGATAACTCGATCGTCGTAATTGAAAATATCTACCGGCACTTGAATATGAAAAAAGATGCCAAAACAGCTGCCCTGGATGGCGCAAGTGAAGTAGCGACAGCGATTACGGCTTCGACACTGACAACCGTTTCTGTGTTTTTGCCCGTTGTGTTTATCGCGGGTATTATCGGGAACCTGTTCAGGGAATTTGCATTGACCGTTGCGTTCAGTTTATTGGCTTCACTACTCGTTGCCCTGACGGTTGTGCCGATGCTTGCGAGCAAATGGCTCAAAACGCCGAAAGAAGACATGGAGAAAAAACGGGCTCGATCGAATTTTGTACAGACGTTTGACCGTTCGGCAAGATGGTCGCTCAGGCATAGGTTTGCCATCCTGTTTATTACTTTAGGTTTACTTGGGGCGGGCGTTTTTGGAATTACAACGGTTGGCGTTCAATTCTTGCCTGCTACCGATGAAGGGTTTTTCCAGATTGATATCGAGAATGAATCGGGCACACCACTGGAAACGACGTTCGAGGATATTGAGGAAATCGAGGAGATCCTTGACGGAGAAGCGGATGTCAGGCATTATACGTCCGTGACCGGATCGAGTGGTGAACAAGGGCCAAATGCCGGCACAGGAGGCAGTTCGAATGAGGCTGTTATTTATGTCACGATGGTGCCGCTCGAGGACCGGACGATCTCGACCATGGATTTCACTGACGAAATTCGCCGGGATGTGGAGCGTGCTGTGCCGGATGGTGAAGTTTCCATTTCGATGGATGCATCGTTTGGTGCAGATCCGAATACGTTCTCGTTTGATTTAAACGATGCGAATCCACTTCAATTAGAGGAAGTGGCAGAAGATTTATTTGCGGAATTTGAGGACATGAGTGAGTTCAATGAAGTCACAAATTCACTCGAAGAAACCATTGTGGAATTGCAACTTCAGATTGATGATGAGGCTGCTCGTGATGCAGGACTTTCACCTGCGCAGATTGCTTCCACTGTCGATACCATGACAAGAGGAGAGATGGCGACCCAGGTCGTGACTGAAGAAAATCAGGTTCTTGAAGTATATGTGCGTTACGACGATGGCTACACTGATACCGTGGAAGCATTGGAGAATCTCAGGATTCAGACGGGGGACGGTGATTTTGTCAACTTGTCTGAATTGGCGGACTTTGAGGAAGGGGATGCGCCGGAAACAATCAACCGGACCAACCTGGAAGAATCCGTGCAATTCACACTGACGTTTTCCTCCGGCAATACGTTGAACGAAATCAACGAATTGGTCCAGAACACAGTGGATGAGTATGGCTTACCTGATGAGACGTCCATCTCGTACACTGGAGACCAGCAACTCCTCGAGGATGCGATATCTGATTTAACGTTTGCGCTGATTCTTGCCGTGCTGTTTGTCTACCTCGTGATGGCGGCACAATTTGAATCGTTGCGCTATCCGCTTGTGATTATGTTCAGTGTACCGCTTGTTGTGATCGGGGTCGCGATCGCGTTGACCGTGACACGCACACCCATCAGTGTCACAGCGATCATTGGACTGATCGTGCTGGTTGGGATTGTCGTAAACAATGCGATTGTGCTGGTGGACTACATCAACCAGCGCAAGGAAGAAGGCATGCGCAGCATGGAGGCGATTGTGACAGGCGTGAAGGATCGTGCCAGACCGATACTCATGACAGCATCCACAACGATCCTGGCTTTGATTCCGCTGGCACTTGGATTTGGTGAGGGCAGTGAGATCCAACAGCCGATGGCGATCACAGTGATCGGGGGGATGATCAGTGCAACGTTCCTGACGCTGTTCCTGATCCCTGTTTTGTACAGCTTTATGGACAAGGAAACACGTTTTCTGAACCGGAAGTTCATGACACCTGATGGACAGGTTGTTCCAGCCTATCTGTTGGAGGAGTCGTATTCGGAAGAACAAGGACAAGGAAGAAGACATTTCAGTTCCTACCCTCAAGTGAAGGAAGAAGAGATCCCGTCTCAACAGTCTGCCAGGGATTTCACTGACTTTTACCGGCCGGTGTCCGGCGCACCGCAAAAAGAAGAACATCTTTCGGAAACCTGGTTTGACGATACAAATCGCAAGGATCCGGATGTGGCAGGAGCAGATCGTCAACCTGAATCGGATACGTTTATGTACTCGGAAGAGGTTACTGATAAACTGCCGCCAAGAAGGGTTCGTCACTCCGATAAGGACGTTACGAAAGAAGACATGGCACGGTTAATTGAAGAATTGCAACAACAGGAAAAACGCAATAAGCGAGATAAAGACTAG